The nucleotide window ATGTCCGTAGAACAGAACGtgtttctttttcagagaaacaAATCAAATTTGAGTGTTTTGAATTTTGACTATGTATATCATATCCTAGCTTTGGCTTTTACTTTCTTGATcagttcttttttacttttgtctATAAATTCCCACAGAGAGATTTTGaatgtttttcaaaaaaattttaactgaaaaaaatttcaaatgtttGCATGctttttgattatttaaattaGAACTAAAGTGTACCAACAATTAGCATAGAGTGTGGCAAATAGTAAGGagttaataattgcttgttgattgacttaataaaattactaaatctaataaatacttttattcCTTTCAAAACATTCAAAATACCCACAAATAAATTGATGAAGAATTCAAATATTATTGCATACTGCAAgtaggggggaggagagaagactttTGTCTTGGAGTGTTGAAGGATAGGTTTATTCCAGAATCTTCATTTCAGTAGGACATTTATGCCCTCCACCTCTTTATTTCTCATCTGAATATATTCCTCTAGACTGCTCCCTTAAGCCCCAGAAATCTTTTCATTCAGCAATATCATTTCATTGTTAGGACGAACAATGTTCTCAGTGTCTTTAATCAATGGGACTCTTCTCTCTCATTGGAGGGTGAACTTCCATTTAAGGACAAACACCCAAGCTGATCATCTTTTCATTTCCCACTCAGCTGCACTCAGAACTGTTTGGGGTTACTTGTGAGAAATTTTGGTAAAATGTTAGGTAAGTAGGGGGGGATTGAAATTGCTTTGTCAGTTGCAAGGGCGTAAGATTTGAAGTGAGGATGGAGGTTCAAATACAACTTTGTCTTTTGCTTGCTGAATGACTTTGGCTAACTTTTTATCACTCTgggcctgagttttctcatccataaaatgatggaATCAGAATCAGTGATGTTTATTGTCTCTTTCAGTTTTTAATCTATGGAATCTTTTCCCCCTATCTGTTTAAATGAAGAAGCTGATTGGTGtgataaaaagatatttttaaaaatttatagttTGAAAAATATAATATCTTGTATTTCACAAGGTTATTAATAGTATTTACATTCTACTCCTTTTGTGTTCATATCCACTTTAATGTACTTAGAAAGCCATcacttcattttcccttttcataaATGAAGTGCTCATTGAATATGATGTTgcaaaaaaagatggagaaaatgacaTTGAATCACATGATAAGATAAAGATTTCAACAGAGAAATAAGCCCATGATGATCAGAACTACAGAAAACATTCTAGcacaaaatttaattcaatttagttGAACAGAGATACATTAAATACTTACTGTGTACCAAAGCTATACAGTTAAGTCCTGATTATTATGAATAATTAGTGCAAATATTGAATGTTCTGAATTGGTTGCATAATTTGGATTCATACTGCATATTTCTGCTCAACTGAATCAATTGCAATGTTTATATAATCATGAACTTGAATGTTTTGAACTCAAATCCATGGGACCATTTCAAGACCatttcattattcacactaatcagGACCTAATGGTGATAGAAAGTAACAGGTTGGCAACTGAGATCCAAGTAGAGTAAGAATTAAAAACCAATCCATGACATTGCTTCTGGATGTccagattaaaatgattcaatgtacttttttttcctctgaagctCATGGATAAATATAATATggctttctctctatttcatatGTTTTCACAAGTGTAGGCAGAAATCATAATTATGCCTATGTAATGATATGGTATGTTTTGACCATGTTTGTTATATGTATTCACATTAGTCTATCTAGATGTAACTCAAAAAGAGGCTTGAAAAATTGACTCAAATCTAGTCTGCACACTCTTTGATTACTGCTAGGAGAAGACTGAAGCCAGAAAATGGCCACTCTGTTCTTCTTAAGGAGAGGATATATTGGGCTAAGATTATATTAGTTTGACACCCTCCATAAATACTGTTAGTTGAGGGGAAATAAAGTGGAGATTCATACTTAGtttaaacaaaaaggaatactctACACCCATGATGGCAAACATATGACACACATGCCAAAAGgagcatgcagagccctctctataGTCACTCCTATAGTCtcttgccagagtttgttactagaaagccagagcgACTTGGGGTGAAGCTGTTTACCTCCCTTCTCTATGCAACTTAACATGTCCTGAAACAGGTGGAATCTTACTTCTTCTATCTCAACATTGGAAGCCTAAAGACCAAGGTCTTTGTATTTTCTCAAGTTTCCATCTcctgtttttgtattttactctggTTGTATGCCAtttctagaatgctctcccttttcatctccacCATAATTATGAAAGATAGCTTTCATAATTCCTGACTTCTTCAAGATTCCCACACAAATGGACTCCAGTCAGGGTTTATGCCTCAATATAAAGCTGTGCAGATtgaacaaacaacaaacatttcAAGAAGTTTATTGCTAGCTTAGTACTCAAAAACTACTCAAATGGCCTAGCTccactcaaaaggaaaaaaagaaaagcaattaaagaaaattagCTCCCTAATTCATGTTGAAATTGGGCTATACAGAGTTTTCTCTACTATATAAAGATCTTCCCAATGGGATTTGGAGTCTAGGATTCATCCCTCTTCTTTTGAGATGAAAAGTCATACTAAGCTAGTTTGATGCCTACAGATCATTCTGGTTCTCTTCTGATCTGAACACATGCTTACCAacctatttttaataaatatacaattccttcagaaaagaaaaaatgaagtttcCCATTTCAGAAAAGCTGAATCCTTATCTCAACTCCAGAAGTATAGCACTCTCTCCAATCAGAGATGAGAAATATGGAGTTAACAGAGGTCACTCATATACCATCAGATGAGAAACCCTCTAGTTTGAATGAAGATTCTTCCATAATTCCTAAGCATATTAAACACTTCGTTGACCAAAATTTCCAAATGTCCTTTCAACCACTTACCACCAGATAGCTCTAACAAAAGAATATTGATGTGGAAGCTATAGGAAAAACAAGTATAGTTTTTACTTCATTCTTTTTGAGGAATAAAGTAAAAATTGTAAGTTAAGCTCTTACATAATAATTGTCCTACCAAGTAAACATCCAGAGGTTTTACTGGCTATTCCATGAGTCCTCCTTACAGCTTTAGCTGGCATGAGCCCAGAAGGTTCATCAAAAAGACCCCTTCTTCTTGAACATTACTGAAGTACTGGCTATATTATCTGGACTAGACTCTGATGGCCAAATTCCTGGGACTCATGCTACCAACTGAAATTGGACACTCCACTTCCTACTccctaaaacagaaaagaatggcTAAGGACCAAGAAGTTTTTATCTTATTACATGATTTCTTACTGGAAGCACCAAACTTCTGTTGTATCCAATGAAGTAAATACGGTGCTGAAACTGATTCAGGCTCTCTTTAAGTTCTAGCTATTTAGCTAACCAAAAATTTAAGCACATAACTAGTTAAAATGGAATCATGCATATTATGAatagaaatgttttataatttcatCTCTTCAAGACACTTGCCTCGAATGTTATCTTAATTCTACAGGAATCCATCTTCCCAGATCCACCATATGGAGAGGTTTCACCAGATGAGCAAGTTGATGAGAATCTTCTCACATACCAGATACttgtatagagaaggaaactgaaatttaaaagaaatttaaattaaattaaaagaaatgtattcaagtttaaaaatatatctaataaatttcagaaggcaagattcaaatgtttattaataattataaatccaAAATTTTATCCAATAAACTATAGTGCCTcttataaatgcttgctaatcaTATTTTTCCtctagaaaaataatatgagGTGAGGTAGGGTGGAAAAGAAAGTAGACTGATATATTTAAGGAGATTGTAGGTAAAGACTCCAAATGCTTGGAATAGATgatatttaagttattttccaACCTGAACATTCTATTATTTCAGACATTTAGTTAATCTTTAGATTTAAAGtctataatgaaataatatcatcttaaagtattatatttaccAGGAGATGAAATTTATTCcctggaggaaagaaaaatatcaagatTAGCCAAGACAAATTACaatgacatttaataaaatttgttCAATAAAACACACATTTGAAGGTATTTTTAACTATTATATGACTTGAACCTATTGCTTTAAAAAGGTATGGATAAGATAAAAATTTTATACTATAACAACTACAGTTTTTAGTGTTTGTGGcaatagaaaggaataaagaaaattaatattttggtTCCAGTAATGTACTTATTGAATTACAAAAAAGGACTTAAGGGCAAATCTCATTAGACTGTCAGAGTTGTATGTATAtcctaaagaaaaaattaatgtcCCAAAGAtaccaggattaaatataaagaggaaaattggTTCATAAGCAAATTccctaaatttgaactcattgaGGAGAGCTGAAACTTAAAGCTTACTTAATGAGAATTCTTAATCATGGAAACTAATTGGTTAATAGGTTGACTCTTTTAAGAATGGACAATATAAAAATAGTAACATGAAAGTTATAATGATGTTGGCAGCTGtggtttatttaattaaaatcttaCTCTAGGTAAGAGAGATTTAACAAAGTTAGAAAGTCAAAGACTGTCCAtttgaaaataaaactaaatagttTGGGATAGTTTCATGACCAATGGGGCTAGccagtaaataaaaaataaactgatgaaattactatattttttaaaccactgAAATAGAGAGGCTTAGTCAGCAAATATTAATGACCATGATGATCCTTCAGTGactttttccccttaaatttggtttttaaaacatttccctATACTTACATTTTTCCTACATcaacttttacttatttttttaatgtgactgGATCAAGAACATGGTAAAGAGACAGCAATTGCTTAATTTCCAGAGAGTCtaatagaatgcaagcttcttgactgcagaaattatttctttgttgttgttagcATTGTTagtgtctttctctctttgtatcctaAGTGATTAACAGTTCCTTGCACacagaagacacttaataaatgcttattaaattaaattgaattgtttgttgaactgaataatTATTCTGCTTAATTTGATTAACATCTGTTCTCAATTTTATATCTCAATAATTTAAATTGCAGCCATTCACTTAATTcgtatattaatatattatttttgagCATGGAACTTTGACTAATttgatttacatttaaaaaaaagaaatgtattagtTTGAGAGCAGAATTGTTGAGACAAGCAGAGACTTCTAATTTGTTTTatcatcagtaaatatttatataatgtaattagacaagatgatctctcaggttccttctagttctgataatctatgattctatgtagCACTTGGGAACCTACATTGCATTGCTTAGGTGACTATCTTCACTGAAGATAAATCACTTAAATAGTAAAACAAGATATGATCTGAATACACAAATTTGTTTGGCTTAATTgagtagttttttttaatgtttaatttagctaaaaatagaGAATTTTGACTACATGTTTCTGAGATACTGGTTcaattgaattatttattttcaaacttGTTTAGTCTCAAACAGATAATCCTAGCCACAAACAAAGGAGCAATTATAAGTGGATATCTTGAAgaagaacaaaatataataaGTGTATAATAGGCTCTTTCAAAGATTTGCCATGAATTTATCCTCAAATAATCAACTTACATTAAATAAATCTCTCCATATTTAGAATCAGTAAATACAGTCAAGGAGGAAATACTGGTAGCCTTTCCTGCTAGGTATAAACTACAACAGTTTATTAGATCCATTGTCATCCCTTTCAAGCATCCTCAATGGAGCAATAAGACATGGAATTAAGAGACTTTTCCTGATGACATCCCAAGAATAACACATATCCTCACCTTATCTGTGACAATCCAAAGTATATCATCCTAAAAAGACACAAAGGAAAAACCAGAAAAATGAAGAATGCCTATTTTATATAATGAAGTTAGGTAGCTCATTAAATCAATCCATCAGTTTGTAAATATTTGACAGACCCTGCAGTTAGACTCAGAAAATAATGGGAGAAAGAGGATTTGTGCTTCATTTGATGATCCCAGTTTCCTTTCATAtagaaaaattcatattttattacCATTATTTTAGTGATTAGATAACGTTGTTAAATACCAAAAGTTATGAAGACACAAAGCTATGcgttaacaaaaaagaaatgagtagaCTTTTACACTTAGCATGTGTTCTCTTCAAAATTGTATCAATAATGATTTATAAGTAAGAAATGACATAAATATATCAACCAGGAAGTTTATAATCAGTGAAGTACATGTTGCAAAGGTGAGGGACAAAATAATGAAGAGATTAAGGTGCTAATCACTGAATCTTATCAGGTCTATTAGGAATACTTCTAGAAAACATTTGATGGATACTATGTAGGAGATTTCTGGGAGGAAAATAACAGAAACTGTAATGCTAACTGCATTGATGGAAGTTGTTTCAGTGAGGTCACAGATCCATTCAAGTACTGAAGTATCACTTATATGAGAAGAATAGTGATAAGATTAAAACTACTTGGAGACTAACTAATGggctggggggtgggaggaagactGTCAGCCACATGTGGCTGACTATTCCCTTAACAAGTTCTATCTGTGAATTCCCTGGAAAAAAATCCCCTCCTTCCTCTTGTGTCTCAAATTTTAGTGATGTCCCTTTAGGGATATCCCTTTCCAAAGCTCCTCCAATTGGAGGACTCTGACCTCACTTCTAGGCAAGAGGTAGGTTTTCTAGACACCAGGGAGTCATATGGAGAAAGATCCAAAGGTCCTCCAGATGCCAGGAGTCATGAGACCTTTAGGATGGAAATAGAGTGCACCTGTTCACTACTAACTTTCCTTTGTCCCACTATCTTAAATAATTTGTTGACAGATAAGCAACAGGCTTTGtctgttcttgattcaatcagagGATAGGGTGAGTTTCAAAATAATTCAGTGAGAGAgtaaattcagatttaatatcaaaactctccctttttaaaattcaaagttaATCTTGGGGTagcaaaaaagcaaagaagggtAGTATCAATTTTcacaattatgaaaaaagaataataacctAAGACTAAATCTCAGGTTGCAGGTTATATATCACAAAATATCAGTGCTGTTGGTTATATTGGTAGCCTTCTAGTTCAATATTTCCTCATAAAAGAATCCATTTTACAAAAACATGACCCAGGAGACAAGATGATGGAGTATAATAGGCTGGGACCTAgctgaactctcccaacattcccttacaaacaactttaaaatagcaCCTTAAATCAAATTGCAGAGTGTCAGAGAGAACAAAAGTTCAGAGTGGACACATTTTTCCAGTCTAAGGTGAATTAAGAAGTCTGCAGAGAGATATACGACTGGAGCTCAGCAGGACAACCAACCCTGGAGATAGTTGGAACAACAGCAGCAGAAACTCTTAGCTTACAGAAGGTAATGGTgtcagacaactggtcagaaagaaattaaagggactCTTTGAGAGTATTTGTTGCAGCTGGCACTGATTTGCAACTCTACTGTCCATAACTAGTTCTAGGTTGCAGTTCCAAGATGAGGAGGAGTCCTTGTGGTTGGTCACAAGGGATCAGAGACCTTGATCACATCTCCAGAACAAAGAAAAGAGTTACTACTTGTGGCCATAGAAGAGCAAAGGAAATAGTCTTGGGCCAAAAAGAACACTATTACTTCTGGTGGCAGGAGAGTAAGGACACTTCATGGGTAAACACCAAAGCACAGACTAGAAGAGCTATGACCActacaaaacaataacaacaagttAGAAACAATggaaacttgaaaaccttcagaAATAGCTTTTAAACTAGAGTCTGATATAGTTTAAAACTTGGCACAGTACCTCCCCACCCCAAGGtgaacagagcccaactttaacaaaAGGTCAGAGTTAAGAAATAAGTTGGCAAAATAAGCAGACAACCAGTAAAAGTACTTGAATATGAAAATCTGCTATAGTAATAAGGAATACTAAGACAACAATGTGTAAAGAGATATAAGCaaagtctcaaaggaaaatgCCAATTGGACCAAAAGCCAAAAGAATCCTTGGAAAGGTTGAGTGAAATGAGAGTAAtgtaagaaaacaattaaaagagaattaacaggTTGCTTACaagaaaaaggcacaaaaatccagaaaatataacaccttaaaaacagaattgggCTAATAGTAAAAGAGCAACCAtgattcactgaagaaaaaactCCGTACAAAGCAagatggaccaaatggaaaattaAGCACAAAAAAATCgctaaagaaaataactttttaaaaattagaattgaggaaGTGAAAGGTAAAGACCCTGTgagacaaaagaatgaaaaagtggaagaaaatgtgaaataatacATTGGAAAATCAACTGACCTGGGAAATAGATTGAgagataattttagaattattggactacctaaaaaccatgttgttgtttttaaaatctatatatcAGAGTTCAATAAATTGTCAGAGAAAAATGTTTAATCTTTGAATCAGAGGAataaatagacattgaaagaatccatcaagCATATCCTGgacccaaaatgaaaactcccaagtATATTATAGCCAAATGCCAAAATTTGTAGTTCCAGGCAAAAATATtgcaagataaaagaaaaatttaaatatcatggagccacagtcacaGTCACACAAGATGTAGCAGTTTCCATGTTATAGGAGAAAAGGCTTTGGAACATAATATCCCAGAATTCAAGGGAGttaggattataaccaagaataatctaaCCAGAAAAATAGAGTATAATCTTTCTAGGGGAAACGGATATTTAACTAAATAGATGATcgccaagcattcctgatgaaaaggtcATCTCTGAATAGAAAACATTACATTCAAAAAGAAGACttgagagaagcataaaaagtaaatatgaaagagcaTATATAAGGGATTCagtgaaattaaaatattattttactatatGACAAAATGATACATGCAACATTGAAAAACTTCATCGATATTAGGGATTTAGAATAAGTCTACATAGAGAGAGGGCATTGGTgtatattgattatattttaatgattattaaaaaaatgaatgaaggaataagaaagagtGATGCTCTGgtagaaagaagaagggagaggaagaatggggtTAAGTAAAGGTGTATGAGGAAAAGTTTTATAGTGGAAGGAAAATGGCAGCAGGAAACAATGCTTTTACCTCACTCTCattagaattggttcaaagagggaagaattatACACACACTTAGCTGAATAAAGAATTCTGTTTTGAAATCAGGAGGGGAAGGTAATTAGACATATGGGGAGGGTGATGAAAGGGAGAACAGATTAGGAGAGACTGTTATTGGAAGCAAGACAGACTTTTAagggagtaaaaaataaaaagagagaagggataaACAGGGAAATGTGATAAAGGGAAACACACAATGATCATGACTATGACTGAAATGAGATAATTCatgaaacagaagcagatagcagaaagGATTGAAAACCAGAATCGAGCAATCTGTTGATAAAGGAGACAAGTATAATTCAGAAAGACACACACAAAGCTGAAATAAAGGTAGCAGTCTATTTTGCTTCAGACAAAGCAAATGCAAAAACAGACCTAATTGAAAGAGATAATCATATTTGCTAAATGGTATCTTAGACAATAAGTAATCTTTTTAATGaagcaattttctctgataaagtgcTTTTATTTAACATATTTAGGAAgctgagtcaaatatataaaaataagagtcctgcccatttgataaatggtcaaagaatatgaataagtagtttccaaatgaagaaatcaaagttatctatagtaATACAAAAATGTGCTCTAAACCACTTTTgatttaaagaaaagcaaattaaaatatcaccacacacctatcaaaatgaaaaatcagagcagagaggagagaatatcaGGATATTATAGAACTGTTGGCAGATTAGTGAATTTGCCCAAACATTCTGGAtaaaatctcaaactatatctaAAAACCTATAAAATTctgtataccctttgattctgCAATGGTGCTATTagttttgtaccccaatgagatcaaagaaaaagtaaaaggccCTAGATGCACAAAGATACCATGTCTTTTTGCattggcaaagaatcagaaattgagaagatgctcattaactggggaatgactgaaatcattttggcatatgattgtgatatagTACTCTTACGCTAAAGAAATGATGAGTGGGAGGGtttcagaaaaaatggaaagacatgaattgatagaaagtaaaataagaagaaatggaaggtTATCATGCACAATAACAACTaaattgtaatgatgatcaaacATGAAAGACTTGGATATTCTGGTACATATTATTatctaaaacaattccaaaggattcatgatgaaaaaaattcagagagagaaCAGATGAACTCTGAGTGTGAACTGAGGCAAAATTTCTCAattccttgtttgtttgtttttttcaatacgactaatatagaaatgttttgcataatttctcctatataattgatatcatggggtgtttttgcctttttagtgggtgagagagggagagaatctgaaaatcaaaatttgaaaaaaaagaatgttaataataataaaatattttaatatttcccatttgaattaatttatttagtcaatttataacattattccttggttacaataatcacattatttccctccctttcctccagcAACCCTTCATGCAGCCAACCAAATGGTTCTCTCCCTTTGAGGTCCTGCTTTCACTAAGGATGGTGTAGGGGTGGGTAGACACTGCATAGGGACTCTGGGTCCGACTGTAGCCATGAACATAAGTCATCCCTGGGAAGGTTTCTGAAGGATAAAACTGTCTCCTGGCTTCTCTCATCTTTCTTGGACTTCTGGCAGTCTGAGGGCAGCCACAGGTCCAAAGGAGAGGTTATCTAGTTGGTGAGGAGAACCAGGGAGGGAATGAGAGTTGCCATCCTGGGCTTCAATAACCGAGTGTGCTGGGGCTGGAATGTAGCAGGGGAGGGCTGGGTTATGGATGGCTTGGTCTGGAATTCTATCCTGGGGCAGGAAAGAAGAGATTTGTTTCTGTTGTTAGTGTGTATCTGTTTTTCTGTCAGTCTTTCAGTAAATTAGTCTGTATGTTTCTGTGTTGTCCTGCCAGTCTCTGTCCCATCTAAAATGTCTTTGTTTCTGAGTGTATCTAATTGTATATTTGTCTCTTAGCATCTCTGTGTATCCGTATCAGAGTATCTGTCTCATCTTTCTAGTCTCTCTCAGGCTTGGTGTATCTGGGttgctctctctctcatccaGTGTCTGTCTCTGTATTTGTTACAGCGcatcctctctttctctgaaaAGAGTCTATGTGTCTATATTTGTccctttgtgtgtatatgtgtgtgtgtgtctatctctaTAGGTGTATGGGCCCCCAAGGGCCAGCCTTGGCCTGATAGTGTTGGCCAGGTAGTAATAGGTCTCTGGGTGGGTGGAGGGTTCCTCGGGAAAGGTGTCCAGAAGGCTCAGACAAGGGCTACTTGTACTTGTGGATGTAGTACCCAGTGACGTAGCCGATGATGAAGATGACCCAGAATAGAACGATTCTGCCTACCACCTTCATAGCGATGCCCAGCTTCCCAGTACATAGTTTATTGTAGACCCGCTCACAGCCAGAGCTCTCTGGTGTCGACACATTCGTGTCAGTTtttgatcagtaaggaagggtattcagaggtctgaacttctgctgcttctaggccgccatcttcatcaattaataaaatattttaaaatttaaaaaacccacatGGCATAAGTGGTCATCCCACCTTTTTTGAAGACTTTCAGTAAAAATAAACCTACTACTTCCAAGGCATCCTATTCTTTGCAAGACAGATAAATGTGATAGAaaaaatgttattgttttttgtttttttcttgacatcaagccTAAACTGGCTTCTTAAAACTTCCAGTTATTCCTAGTTTTACCCAATAGggtaaaatgtatttctttttctgtatataagacttttaaatttataaatataactgTTTATAGAGTATATAAGATCATTATACATCAAATTGTTTTATTCACCTATTGAGATTTTAGATTAATTTAGATTCTTCTAATTAATTCTCCATTTCTAGTTCCTTCTCTCAAGTAgtaatctatttctttatttttcttcttttattttctagaatAGTTTACAAAATACCTGGATCAAATCTGTT belongs to Monodelphis domestica isolate mMonDom1 chromosome 8, mMonDom1.pri, whole genome shotgun sequence and includes:
- the LOC107649749 gene encoding small integral membrane protein 1-like codes for the protein KTDTNVSTPESSGCERVYNKLCTGKLGIAMKVVGRIVLFWVIFIIGYVTGYYIHKYK